A window of Cohnella herbarum contains these coding sequences:
- a CDS encoding HD domain-containing protein has protein sequence MLAKLQEEKVFKDPVHHSIYVQDLTIWKLINTPEFQRLRRIRQLGTSYLTFHGAEHSRFSHSLGVYEITRKIISQFERNGYDDWPQEEKLLSLCASLLHDVGHGPFSHSLEQIFRTDHEEFTCEVILGDTGVNRVLREVDPQFPAKVASVIRKKYEKPIVVSLVSSQLDADRMDYLLRDAFFTGVNYGTFDLDRILRVLRPYKGKIVVKESGMHAVEDYLMSRYQMYWQVYFHPVTRSSEIVLRQIFRRAGELHKEEYEFAFMLPPIRELLEGTITLRQYLKLDEALVQTTFGQWTEEKDELLSDLCRRFLNRQLYKYAPLEQEDKLWLEEVRQEWERIGLHPDYHMEVDTPMDSPYDVYKPGALPDGKEKPPILLLDEQEQLTEISVKSDIIQSIAGLHRGKYYIYFPLEKVLPHAHKLSPETRKKLSI, from the coding sequence ATGCTCGCGAAATTGCAAGAAGAGAAGGTTTTCAAGGATCCTGTTCATCATTCTATTTACGTGCAGGATCTGACCATCTGGAAACTCATTAATACACCCGAGTTCCAGCGACTCAGAAGAATACGCCAATTAGGCACCTCCTATCTTACTTTCCATGGAGCGGAGCACAGCAGGTTTTCCCATTCCTTGGGCGTTTATGAAATAACAAGGAAAATTATTTCTCAATTTGAGCGTAATGGATACGACGATTGGCCGCAAGAGGAAAAATTACTCAGTCTTTGCGCTTCCTTGTTGCACGATGTCGGACATGGACCTTTTTCGCATTCGCTGGAACAAATCTTTCGTACCGACCATGAAGAATTTACTTGCGAAGTGATATTGGGAGACACCGGCGTGAACCGGGTTCTGCGCGAGGTGGATCCGCAATTTCCCGCTAAGGTAGCTTCCGTCATTCGTAAGAAGTACGAGAAACCGATCGTCGTTAGCTTAGTATCCAGCCAACTCGATGCGGATCGAATGGATTATTTGCTGCGGGATGCATTTTTTACGGGAGTGAACTACGGAACGTTCGACTTGGATCGGATTCTTCGGGTGTTGCGTCCTTATAAAGGAAAGATCGTGGTGAAAGAAAGCGGAATGCACGCGGTCGAAGACTACTTGATGTCCCGATACCAGATGTACTGGCAAGTTTATTTTCACCCGGTGACGCGGAGTTCGGAAATTGTGCTGAGGCAAATCTTCCGCAGAGCCGGCGAGCTTCATAAAGAGGAATACGAATTCGCGTTCATGCTTCCGCCGATTCGGGAGCTACTGGAAGGTACGATCACGCTGCGCCAATATTTGAAGTTGGACGAAGCATTGGTGCAGACGACGTTCGGCCAGTGGACGGAGGAGAAGGACGAGCTCTTGTCGGATCTGTGCCGACGGTTCTTGAATCGTCAGTTGTATAAGTACGCGCCGCTGGAGCAAGAGGACAAGCTATGGCTCGAGGAAGTTCGACAAGAATGGGAGCGGATCGGTCTTCATCCGGACTATCATATGGAAGTCGATACTCCGATGGATTCGCCGTACGACGTCTATAAACCGGGCGCATTGCCCGACGGCAAAGAAAAGCCTCCGATTCTTCTGCTCGACGAGCAAGAGCAATTAACGGAGATCTCGGTAAAGTCGGATATTATTCAGTCAATTGCCGGTCTTCATCGCGGGAAATACTACATTTACTTTCCCTTGGAGAAGGTGCTCCCGCACGCTCATAAGTTAAGTCCGGAGACGCGCAAAAAACTGTCTATATAA
- a CDS encoding TatD family hydrolase: MLIDTHAHLDSPKFDNDREEVIARALEAGIDTIVNIGFNRETIPTTMALAEKYPFIYAVVGWHPTDAIDMKLEEDLAWIERLCSHPKVVAIGEIGLDYYWDTSPKEIQHTVFREQIRLAKRLNKPIVIHNRDAHEDIVRLLKEEKAEEVGGIMHCFSGSWETARKCLDMNFYISFGGPVTFKNARVPKEVLERVPLDRLLLETDAPYLAPHPHRGKRNESAYVRLVAETAAEIKGISVDEMAHITSENGRRCLGITR, from the coding sequence ATGCTTATCGACACCCATGCCCACCTAGATTCTCCCAAGTTCGACAACGATCGCGAAGAGGTCATCGCCCGCGCCCTTGAGGCAGGGATAGATACGATCGTGAACATCGGTTTTAATCGGGAAACGATTCCCACGACTATGGCGTTAGCCGAGAAATATCCCTTTATCTACGCGGTCGTAGGGTGGCATCCGACAGATGCTATAGATATGAAGTTGGAGGAGGATTTGGCCTGGATCGAACGGCTGTGCAGCCACCCAAAAGTCGTGGCCATCGGCGAGATCGGGCTTGATTACTATTGGGATACGTCCCCGAAAGAAATCCAACATACCGTATTCCGGGAGCAAATTCGGTTGGCTAAACGTCTGAACAAACCGATCGTCATCCACAATCGCGATGCTCACGAAGATATCGTTAGATTACTTAAAGAAGAGAAAGCGGAAGAAGTCGGCGGAATTATGCACTGCTTCTCCGGAAGCTGGGAAACGGCCCGAAAATGCCTCGATATGAACTTCTATATTTCATTCGGAGGTCCGGTTACTTTTAAGAACGCGAGAGTGCCGAAAGAGGTGTTGGAACGTGTTCCGCTCGATCGATTATTGCTCGAAACGGATGCTCCTTATTTAGCTCCGCACCCTCACCGAGGGAAGCGGAACGAGTCGGCTTACGTTCGTCTCGTCGCGGAGACCGCGGCGGAGATTAAAGGGATTTCAGTGGATGAGATGGCACATATTACCAGTGAAAATGGGCGCCGCTGTTTGGGCATAACGAGATAA